Proteins encoded by one window of Burkholderia plantarii:
- a CDS encoding error-prone DNA polymerase, protein MVMPSALPAYAELFCRSNFSFLCGASSADELVARAHELGYRGIAVTDECSLAGAPRMHVAVKAKNAELEAAWKAAGGLPADQPEPFRLAVGAYFALTPDLVAPGGDPGPGAFGLVLLARNREGYGNLSELISWRRMAAPKGTYTLTPRMLAAPPPELAHLRGMPDCFAILVPAYPVRADVLDAQLAWCAAQFGERARLGLVQLGRSLDGVYRETIEAAGARRAMPLVALGDVTMHVRSCKPLQDLMTAIRIGRPVGECGYALAANAEQHLRGLGRIARLFPEEAIAETCRMLDACRFDMDDLKYEYPREIVPAGMTPTEYLAQETRLGALKRFPEETHPDGVPADVLARIDYELALIAEMEYEPFFLTVYDIVKFAREQDILCQGRGSAANSVVCYCLGVTSVDPQRSTMLFERFISKERGEPPDIDVDFEHERREEVIQYIYWKYGKDRTALAAAVSTYRPRGALRETGKALGVDPVLVERVAKGHRWFDGSADLLARFASVGLDPEVPLIRAWAELASRLLGFPRHLSQHSGGFVISRDKLTRLVPIENAAMEGRRVIQWDKDDLEALGLMKVDVLGLGMLTALHRAFDFVEAWRGTRMRIADIEEGDGATYAMISRADTVGVFQIESRAQMSMLPRLKPACYYDLVIEVALVRPGPIQGGAVHPYLRRRQGLEPVEYPKEDLKPALERTNGVPIFQEQVMQIAIIAAGFTPGEADELRRAMAAWKRKGDLGKYRERIVAGMRARDYPEKFADQIFEQIKGFGEYGFPESHAASFAILVYASSWLKCHEPAIFLAALLNSQPMGFYPPAQLVQDAKRHGVTVRPIDVTASGWDASLEALPGEPPPAGRPAVRLGMALVAGLGREAALRIEAARAARPFESVDDLARRARLERRELEALAAANAFATLAGNRRDALWQAVAAAPSRDLLAAAPIDEPVKPAFGAPSEADDILADYRTIGLTLNRHPVALLRDALRARRLSSAEELSVHRNKRLARACGIVTARQMPGTAKGTLFVTLEDETGSVNVIVRRELIERQRREILDARLLAVYGVWQSENEVRHLIAQYLEDLTPLLGGLRTSSREFH, encoded by the coding sequence ATGGTGATGCCGTCGGCCCTGCCTGCCTACGCTGAGCTGTTCTGCCGCTCGAATTTCTCGTTCCTGTGCGGCGCGTCGTCGGCCGACGAACTCGTCGCGCGCGCGCACGAACTTGGTTATCGCGGCATCGCGGTCACCGACGAATGCTCGCTCGCCGGCGCGCCGCGCATGCATGTGGCCGTGAAGGCGAAGAACGCCGAACTCGAAGCCGCCTGGAAGGCGGCGGGCGGATTGCCGGCCGACCAGCCCGAGCCGTTCCGGCTCGCCGTCGGCGCGTATTTCGCGCTGACGCCCGACCTCGTCGCGCCGGGCGGCGACCCCGGCCCCGGCGCGTTCGGGCTCGTGCTGCTGGCGCGCAATCGCGAGGGCTACGGCAACCTGTCCGAGCTGATCTCGTGGCGGCGCATGGCGGCGCCGAAAGGCACCTACACGCTCACGCCGCGCATGCTGGCCGCGCCGCCGCCCGAGCTCGCGCATCTGCGCGGCATGCCAGACTGCTTCGCGATCCTGGTGCCGGCCTATCCGGTGCGCGCCGACGTGCTCGACGCGCAGCTTGCGTGGTGCGCGGCGCAGTTCGGCGAGCGCGCGCGGCTCGGCCTCGTCCAGCTGGGGCGCTCGCTCGACGGCGTGTATCGCGAGACGATCGAGGCGGCCGGCGCGCGGCGCGCGATGCCGCTCGTCGCGCTCGGCGACGTGACGATGCACGTGCGCTCGTGCAAGCCGCTGCAGGACCTGATGACGGCGATCCGGATCGGCCGGCCGGTCGGCGAGTGCGGCTACGCGCTGGCCGCGAACGCCGAGCAGCACCTGCGCGGGCTCGGGCGCATCGCGCGACTGTTTCCGGAGGAGGCGATCGCCGAGACCTGCCGGATGCTCGACGCCTGCCGCTTCGACATGGACGACCTGAAGTACGAATATCCGCGCGAGATCGTGCCGGCGGGCATGACGCCGACCGAATACCTGGCGCAGGAAACCCGGCTCGGCGCGCTGAAGCGTTTTCCGGAGGAGACGCATCCCGACGGTGTCCCGGCCGACGTGCTGGCGCGGATCGACTACGAGCTCGCGCTGATCGCCGAGATGGAATACGAGCCGTTCTTCCTGACCGTCTACGACATCGTCAAGTTCGCGCGTGAGCAGGACATCCTGTGCCAGGGGCGCGGCTCGGCCGCGAACTCGGTGGTCTGCTATTGCCTCGGCGTGACGTCCGTCGACCCGCAGCGTAGCACCATGCTGTTCGAGCGCTTCATCAGCAAGGAGCGCGGCGAGCCGCCCGACATCGACGTCGATTTCGAGCACGAGCGGCGCGAGGAAGTGATCCAGTACATCTACTGGAAATACGGCAAGGATCGCACCGCGCTCGCGGCGGCGGTCTCCACCTACCGGCCGCGCGGCGCGCTGCGCGAGACCGGCAAGGCGCTCGGCGTCGATCCGGTGCTGGTCGAGCGCGTCGCCAAGGGACACCGCTGGTTCGACGGCAGTGCCGACCTGCTCGCGCGCTTCGCCTCGGTCGGGCTCGATCCCGAGGTGCCGCTGATCCGCGCCTGGGCCGAACTCGCATCGCGGCTGCTCGGCTTTCCGCGCCACCTGTCGCAGCATTCGGGCGGCTTCGTGATCAGCCGCGACAAGCTCACGCGGCTCGTGCCGATCGAGAACGCGGCGATGGAGGGGCGCCGCGTGATCCAGTGGGACAAGGACGATCTCGAGGCGCTCGGGCTCATGAAGGTGGACGTGCTCGGGCTCGGCATGCTGACCGCGCTGCATCGCGCGTTCGATTTCGTCGAGGCGTGGCGCGGCACGCGCATGCGGATCGCCGACATCGAGGAAGGCGACGGGGCGACCTACGCGATGATCTCGCGCGCCGACACGGTGGGCGTGTTCCAGATCGAGTCGCGCGCGCAGATGTCGATGCTGCCGCGCCTGAAGCCCGCCTGCTACTACGACCTCGTGATCGAGGTGGCGCTCGTGCGGCCGGGGCCGATCCAGGGCGGTGCCGTGCATCCGTACCTGCGGCGCCGGCAGGGGCTCGAGCCCGTCGAGTATCCGAAGGAGGACCTGAAGCCGGCGCTCGAACGCACGAACGGCGTGCCGATCTTCCAGGAGCAGGTGATGCAGATCGCGATCATCGCGGCCGGCTTCACGCCGGGCGAGGCCGACGAGCTGCGCCGCGCGATGGCGGCCTGGAAGCGCAAGGGCGATCTCGGCAAGTATCGCGAGCGGATCGTCGCGGGCATGCGCGCGCGCGATTATCCGGAGAAGTTCGCGGACCAGATCTTCGAGCAGATCAAGGGCTTCGGCGAATACGGCTTTCCGGAGAGCCATGCGGCGAGCTTCGCGATCCTCGTCTACGCGAGCAGCTGGCTCAAGTGCCACGAGCCGGCGATCTTCCTCGCGGCGCTGCTGAACAGCCAGCCAATGGGCTTCTATCCGCCCGCGCAGCTGGTGCAGGACGCGAAGCGGCACGGCGTGACGGTGCGGCCGATCGACGTGACGGCGAGCGGCTGGGATGCCTCGCTCGAAGCGCTGCCCGGCGAGCCGCCGCCCGCGGGCCGGCCGGCGGTGCGGCTCGGCATGGCGCTGGTGGCCGGGCTGGGCCGCGAGGCCGCGCTGCGCATCGAGGCGGCGCGCGCCGCGCGGCCGTTCGAGAGCGTCGACGACCTGGCGCGCCGCGCGCGGCTGGAGCGGCGCGAGCTGGAGGCGCTGGCGGCCGCGAACGCGTTCGCGACGCTCGCCGGCAACCGGCGCGACGCGCTCTGGCAGGCGGTGGCGGCGGCGCCGTCGCGCGACCTGCTGGCCGCCGCGCCGATCGACGAACCGGTGAAGCCGGCGTTCGGCGCGCCGTCCGAGGCCGACGACATCCTCGCCGACTATCGCACCATCGGCCTGACGCTGAACCGGCATCCGGTGGCGCTGCTGCGCGACGCGCTGCGCGCGCGCCGGCTGTCCTCGGCCGAGGAGTTGAGCGTCCACCGCAACAAGCGGCTCGCGCGCGCCTGCGGGATCGTCACCGCGCGGCAGATGCCGGGCACCGCGAAGGGCACGCTGTTCGTCACGCTGGAGGACGAGACCGGCAGCGTGAACGTGATCGTGCGGCGCGAGCTGATCGAGCGGCAGCGTCGCGAGATTCTCGATGCGCGGCTGCTGGCCGTGTACGGCGTGTGGCAGAGCGAGAACGAGGTCCGGCACCTGATCGCGCAGTATCTGGAGGACCTGACGCCGCTGCTGGGCGGGCTGCGCACCTCGAGCCGCGAGTTTCATTGA